One Xiphophorus hellerii strain 12219 chromosome 1, Xiphophorus_hellerii-4.1, whole genome shotgun sequence DNA segment encodes these proteins:
- the LOC116719466 gene encoding LOW QUALITY PROTEIN: uncharacterized protein LOC116719466 (The sequence of the model RefSeq protein was modified relative to this genomic sequence to represent the inferred CDS: deleted 1 base in 1 codon) — protein MSATFSTLSAFDANEQTWEEYCEILDQFFEANDSDKQRAILISVVGPATYKLMRNLVSPDKPSSKTYSQLVTRLKEHFNPKPSEIVQRYKFDSRSRKPTESVSAYVAELRRLAQDCNFGTTLERRLRDRLVCGIDNDRIQRRLLSESDLTFEKAFQIAVAEEAANRNVSDLQQSAACHSMVAKGKEKRADWKNGESECYRCHGTRHSAVQCRFKDAKCHICGKIGHIARACRSKNKKKDETSLKERGARQGGRQGRHTNHTRYVKNKRMTIVQIKMKKHSL, from the exons ATGAGCGCGACATTCAGCACTCTGTCAGCATTCGATGCTAATGAACAAACTTGGGAAGAATACTGTGAGATTCTTGATCagttttttgaagcaaatgatagTGATAAGCAGAGGGCTATACTTATTAGTGTGGTGGGACCAGCCACGTATAAGCTAATGAGAAACCTCGTGAGCCCGGACAAGCCCAGCTCTAAAACGTACAGTCAGTTGGTTACAAGGCTGAAAGAGCACTTTAATCCAAAACCAAGTGAGATTGTGCAAAGATACAAGTTTGACTCTCGTTCCCGTAAACCTACTGAGTCCGTTAGTGCATATGTAGCAGAGCTCAGGCGCCTGGCTCAAGATTGTAATTTTGGTACTACGCTGGAACGGCGGCTGAGAGATCGTCTCGTGTGCGGGATTGATAACGATAGGATTCAAAGACGTCTGCTGTCGGAGAGTGACCTGACATTTGAAAAAGCATTTCAGATA GCTGTGGCCGAAGAAGCTGCAAACAGGAACGTTTCAGACTTGCAACAGTCGGCGGCGTGTCACAGCATGGTGGCGAAGGGAAAGGAAAAGAGAGCAGATTGGAAAAATGGAGAGAGTGAGTGTTACCGATGTCATGGCACACGCCACAGTGCTGTCCAATGTAGGTTTAAAGACGCCAAATGTCACATTTGTGGGAAAATAGGACATATTGCCAGGGCATGcaggtccaaaaataaaaagaaagatgagACCAGTCTTAAGGAAAGAGGAGCACGTCAAGGCGGGCGCCAAGGACGTCACACAAATCACACAAGGTATGTGAAAAACAAGAGGATGACAATAGTTCAGATCAAGATGAAGAAGCATTCACTCTAG